A DNA window from Candidatus Sulfidibacterium hydrothermale contains the following coding sequences:
- a CDS encoding peroxiredoxin, whose translation MEQNGVLVLKPMPEFKMEAYDAASGHYTEVSSENYKGKWTVICFYPADFTFVCPTEIAAMNASMNEIHDRLGCEVLAVSTDTKFSHKRFVETEPLLKDLKLTIASDPTGEVSRKFGVLIEDLGIALRGRFLVNPDGIVMAQEVQAPPVGRSVKEFIRQIEAHQHAHKTGEVCPAGWRPGKKTLPVNTDVEALTGRVGDYITIEEIMS comes from the coding sequence ATGGAACAAAACGGCGTATTAGTATTAAAACCCATGCCCGAATTTAAAATGGAAGCTTACGATGCAGCCAGTGGGCATTATACCGAAGTCAGTTCGGAAAATTATAAAGGAAAATGGACCGTTATCTGCTTTTATCCGGCCGACTTTACCTTCGTATGCCCGACAGAAATTGCAGCCATGAATGCCAGCATGAATGAAATTCACGACCGGCTTGGTTGCGAAGTACTGGCCGTATCCACCGACACCAAATTCAGCCACAAACGTTTTGTGGAAACCGAACCGTTGCTGAAAGACCTGAAGCTGACCATTGCTTCCGATCCGACAGGCGAAGTTTCCCGCAAATTCGGCGTGCTGATTGAAGACCTCGGCATTGCCCTTCGCGGACGTTTCCTGGTTAACCCTGACGGTATTGTCATGGCACAAGAAGTACAGGCACCGCCGGTAGGCCGTAGCGTAAAAGAATTTATCCGCCAGATTGAAGCCCACCAGCACGCACACAAAACCGGCGAAGTTTGCCCGGCAGGATGGCGTCCCGGAAAGAAAACCCTTCCGGTAAATACCGACGTGGAAGCTTTGACCGGAAGAGTCGGCGACTACATTACCATCGAAGAAATTATGTCGTAA